From the genome of Arvicola amphibius chromosome 9, mArvAmp1.2, whole genome shotgun sequence, one region includes:
- the Mettl7a gene encoding methyltransferase-like protein 7A — protein sequence MSLAILVLRLVVGILTFPMYLLNLLGMWNWICKMWFPYFLSRFTVTYNEQMASKKKELFSNLQEFAGPSGKLSLLEVGCGTGANFKFYPPGCRVTCVDPNPSFEKFLFKSVSENRQLQFERFVVAAGENMSQVADGSMDVVVCTLVLCSVKNQEKILREVYRVLRPGGAFYFMEHVADQRSTWNYFWQQVLDPTWFLLFDGCNLTRESWKALEQASFSKLKLQHIQAPLSWVLVRPHIYGYAVK from the exons ATGTCGCTCGCCATCCTGGTCCTCCGGCTGGTTGTCGGCATCCTGACGTTTCCCATGTATCTGCTGAACCTTTTAGGCATGTGGAACTGGATATGCAAAATGTGGTTTCCCTACTTTCTGTCGCGGTTCACGGTGACATACAACGAGCAGATGGCGAGCAAAAAGAAGGAGCTTTTCAGCAACCTGCAAGAGTTCGCGGGCCCCTCGGGGAAGCTGTCGCTGCTGGAGGTGGGCTGCGGCACCGGGGCCAACTTTAAGTTTTATCCCCCCGGGTGCAGGGTGACCTGTGTCGACCCTAATCCAAGCTTTGAGAAGTTCTTGTTCAAGAGCGTCTCAGAGAACCGGCAGCTGCAGTTCGAGCGCTTCGTGGTGGCAGCCGGGGAGAACATGAGCCAGGTGGCTGATGGCTCCATGGATGTGGTGGTCTGCACCCTCGTGCTGTGCTCGGTGAAGAACCAGGAGAAGATTCTGCGCGAGGTGTACCGAGTGCTGAGGCCG GGAGGTGCTTTCTACTTCATGGAGCACGTGGCGGATCAGCGGTCCACCTGGAATTACTTCTGGCAGCAGGTTCTGGATCCTACCTGGTTCCTTCTCTTTGACGGATGCAACCTAACGAGAGAGAGCTGGAAGGCCCTGGAGCAGGCCAGCTTCTCGAAGCTCAAGCTACAGCACATCCAGGCTCCGCTGTCCTGGGTTTTGGTGCGACCCCACATCTACGGGTACGCTGTGAAATAG